Proteins from one Chitinophaga oryzae genomic window:
- a CDS encoding class I SAM-dependent methyltransferase, producing the protein MEGGKLYVQYGSGPFSAPAGWKNFDASPTLRLQQLPLIGSLLKKRMHVTFHPDVQRGDILEGLPGVRDNSCDGVYCSHVLEHLSYEDCLTAIRNTYAMLKPGGRFRCVLPDLETAARNYLHNLHVEDSEANMKFMEETLLGRLQRQRGIRQLVQSAFGNREHLYMWDHISLAHQLQKAGFREVRRCAFNDAADKMFRLVEEEIRFKNAVALEATK; encoded by the coding sequence ATGGAAGGAGGAAAATTATATGTACAGTATGGCAGCGGACCTTTTTCCGCGCCTGCGGGCTGGAAGAACTTTGACGCTTCGCCTACCCTGCGGCTGCAGCAGTTGCCGCTCATCGGATCTTTACTGAAAAAGCGGATGCATGTTACCTTCCATCCGGACGTGCAGCGGGGAGATATTCTTGAAGGGTTGCCAGGGGTCAGGGACAATTCCTGTGATGGCGTGTATTGTTCGCATGTGCTGGAACATTTGTCATATGAGGACTGTCTTACGGCTATCCGTAATACCTACGCCATGCTGAAGCCCGGTGGCCGTTTCCGCTGTGTGTTGCCCGACCTGGAAACAGCTGCGCGGAACTACCTCCATAACCTGCATGTGGAAGACAGCGAAGCCAATATGAAGTTCATGGAGGAAACCCTGCTGGGAAGACTGCAGCGGCAGCGCGGTATACGGCAGCTGGTGCAGTCAGCTTTCGGTAATAGGGAACACCTTTACATGTGGGACCATATTTCGCTGGCACACCAGTTGCAGAAGGCGGGCTTCCGGGAGGTGCGCCGTTGCGCGTTCAACGACGCCGCTGATAAAATGTTCCGGCTGGTAGAAGAAGAAATACGGTTTAAAAACGCCGTCGCGCTGGAGGCGACAAAATAA
- a CDS encoding DUF3108 domain-containing protein yields the protein MQIPLKSVLLLLLPFASFAQKTVVPGSPDINTSRLQPGKSLFTIYYVKDNNWTKKGTFTHELSVSDNQLRFVADYIDEKGEWYRKRTSVADAKTLSPVSYKSEGLKNSLDLTFGSTVTGKYREKGGKDKQLTIKPAGKFVDFNVSELLFTTLPLDVGYKAIVPEFYYGSSPDSVLSNYVIKDVKSYIQRSPKTGNHESWLVNVLEEESGAIYTYIIDKKDHRIWQREMPVGKGTIEICVNEELDYQPIAAKFDKEENLRMLEKGNSVITGTAFARDRGGSKLQVVNINRAQYAPKGTVVSILPNSAYIEEWKEVNRKIRKRKKIPEVPIDPNVAACIKKTTVYDDKGHFEFTNLMPGEYILLTTFGYTHRYSYSYQSGTSNLVHPSGAVLSSSPVYSHGSGATGATAEIEMKVTIRKDGDKVDVNLKDVR from the coding sequence ATGCAAATTCCATTGAAATCTGTTCTGCTGCTGTTATTGCCATTTGCCAGCTTTGCGCAGAAAACTGTTGTACCCGGTAGCCCAGACATTAATACCAGCCGTTTGCAACCCGGAAAGTCATTGTTCACCATTTACTATGTGAAAGACAATAACTGGACAAAGAAGGGAACGTTTACCCATGAACTATCGGTTTCAGATAATCAGCTGAGATTTGTGGCCGATTACATCGATGAAAAAGGAGAGTGGTACAGGAAAAGGACTTCTGTAGCAGATGCTAAAACGCTTAGCCCCGTGAGCTATAAGTCTGAAGGACTCAAAAACTCGCTGGACCTTACTTTCGGAAGCACCGTTACCGGTAAGTACCGCGAGAAAGGTGGCAAGGATAAGCAGCTGACGATAAAGCCGGCGGGTAAGTTCGTTGACTTTAACGTGTCCGAGCTTCTTTTTACCACGTTACCACTGGATGTAGGTTATAAAGCCATTGTTCCGGAGTTTTACTATGGCTCCAGTCCGGACAGCGTGTTATCCAATTACGTGATAAAAGACGTAAAAAGCTACATACAGCGTTCTCCTAAAACCGGAAACCATGAAAGCTGGCTGGTGAATGTGCTGGAAGAAGAGTCCGGCGCTATTTACACGTATATCATCGATAAAAAAGATCACCGGATCTGGCAGCGGGAGATGCCGGTAGGCAAAGGGACCATAGAGATCTGCGTGAACGAGGAGCTGGATTACCAGCCGATAGCGGCGAAGTTTGACAAAGAGGAAAACCTGCGCATGCTGGAGAAAGGCAACAGTGTTATCACTGGTACCGCTTTCGCCAGGGACCGCGGCGGAAGTAAATTACAGGTGGTGAATATCAACAGGGCCCAATACGCTCCCAAAGGCACTGTGGTGAGCATTCTTCCTAATTCGGCCTATATCGAAGAATGGAAAGAAGTAAACCGGAAAATCCGGAAACGTAAAAAAATCCCCGAAGTGCCGATCGATCCTAACGTTGCCGCCTGTATTAAGAAAACGACCGTGTATGATGACAAAGGCCATTTCGAGTTTACTAACCTGATGCCGGGTGAATATATATTGCTCACTACTTTTGGCTATACGCACCGTTATTCTTACAGCTACCAGTCAGGCACCTCCAACCTGGTGCACCCGAGTGGAGCGGTGCTGTC
- a CDS encoding cupin domain-containing protein: MSKTEAAQKQFSSKDFHQTFARPTYVKPSHVIHKNVERAGVHSQFSAERKHPVFFVDLPSKNVSLTIGGLLPGQKTHRHRHTYETLLYVLEGKGWTLVEDERVEWEAGDAVYIPSWAWHQHQNLSDSEPAKYIACENAPQLQNLGVALREEEGRDF, translated from the coding sequence ATGTCAAAAACGGAAGCAGCACAAAAACAATTCAGTTCAAAAGATTTTCATCAAACCTTCGCCAGGCCAACCTACGTCAAACCCTCCCATGTTATCCACAAGAATGTGGAGCGGGCGGGCGTACACAGCCAGTTTTCCGCCGAAAGGAAACATCCGGTATTTTTTGTGGACCTGCCGAGCAAAAACGTAAGCCTTACGATCGGCGGTTTACTTCCCGGCCAGAAAACCCATCGCCACCGCCATACTTACGAAACCCTGCTGTATGTGCTGGAAGGCAAAGGCTGGACGCTGGTGGAAGATGAGCGCGTGGAATGGGAAGCCGGCGACGCCGTGTACATTCCCTCGTGGGCGTGGCATCAGCACCAGAACCTGAGCGACAGCGAACCCGCTAAATACATTGCCTGCGAAAACGCACCGCAGCTGCAGAACCTGGGCGTAGCCCTCCGCGAGGAAGAAGGCAGGGATTTCTAA
- a CDS encoding leucine-rich repeat domain-containing protein, with protein MSISYIGKIIPSGAPRWLMGQTLHTADKEKFKGYKDRGLEWGVIEKSKLADIDFLELWPDDNSTTAIPPVVATLPNLKTLIIPSWFVPHLKAEDLPRGLEALQIGVNSENKPKVNWNKDLVLPDITLLDMGRVMSDFHAGNFPGLSNTLTITLGNKKLDPSEIGKCKQLKNLFLHKADTVETLSQAGAASLRFAGWMEGKHEDFKGLKGYGEVRDAEIKWNKKLTSLEGLEHLSKLEQLDISDCSKLEHLGNIMHIKTLQWFRIMESGKAWTTHIDDIRAKFTKAGFEKIRFEPDGNYSLLEIWRKA; from the coding sequence ATGTCTATCAGCTATATCGGTAAAATCATCCCATCGGGCGCTCCCCGGTGGCTTATGGGGCAAACACTGCACACCGCAGACAAAGAAAAGTTTAAAGGGTACAAGGACAGAGGACTGGAATGGGGCGTCATCGAAAAAAGCAAACTGGCGGACATCGATTTCCTGGAGCTATGGCCCGATGATAACAGCACCACCGCCATACCACCCGTAGTGGCCACGTTGCCCAACCTGAAAACACTGATCATCCCTTCCTGGTTTGTGCCGCACCTCAAAGCGGAAGACCTGCCACGCGGCCTGGAAGCATTGCAGATAGGCGTCAACAGCGAGAACAAACCAAAGGTGAACTGGAATAAGGACCTGGTACTGCCGGATATCACCCTGCTGGATATGGGCCGCGTGATGTCTGACTTCCATGCCGGCAACTTCCCCGGGCTTTCCAATACGCTCACGATTACCCTGGGCAATAAAAAACTGGACCCTTCTGAAATCGGAAAATGCAAACAACTGAAAAATCTCTTCCTGCATAAGGCAGATACCGTGGAGACGCTCAGCCAGGCAGGCGCCGCCTCCCTGCGTTTCGCCGGCTGGATGGAAGGCAAGCATGAAGATTTCAAAGGACTGAAAGGTTATGGTGAGGTGCGCGACGCAGAAATAAAATGGAACAAAAAACTCACCTCGCTGGAAGGGCTGGAGCACCTCTCCAAACTGGAACAACTGGATATTTCAGACTGTTCCAAACTGGAGCACCTCGGGAATATTATGCATATCAAAACCCTGCAGTGGTTCCGTATTATGGAGAGCGGCAAAGCCTGGACCACGCACATCGATGACATCAGGGCAAAATTTACCAAAGCCGGATTTGAAAAAATACGGTTTGAGCCGGATGGCAACTACTCGCTGCTGGAGATATGGAGAAAAGCATAA
- a CDS encoding acyl carrier protein: protein MENPITAEVINVISSSAGIPQESITADRSLDDLGLNSIMAVQLCSKLQQQFGVEAAPEEIFRMGTVGKIVDYVESRAK from the coding sequence ATGGAAAACCCGATCACAGCAGAAGTCATTAACGTTATCAGCAGTTCTGCCGGCATTCCCCAGGAATCTATCACTGCCGACCGGTCATTGGACGACCTGGGGCTGAACTCCATTATGGCAGTTCAGCTGTGCTCAAAATTACAACAGCAGTTTGGCGTAGAGGCTGCCCCGGAAGAGATTTTCCGGATGGGAACAGTGGGGAAGATCGTTGATTACGTTGAAAGCAGGGCTAAGTAA
- a CDS encoding bleomycin resistance protein translates to MLTAIHPKLPMRSKALTKDFYVGQLGFQLFGDVDYTGYLMIIKDGLQIHFFEFKELDPKENYGQIYIRTNDIDALYQSLLDNGTNIHPNGKLQVRPWGQKEFSLLDPDNNLLTFGQGA, encoded by the coding sequence ATGCTTACTGCCATTCATCCGAAGCTGCCCATGCGCAGCAAAGCCCTGACAAAGGATTTCTACGTCGGCCAATTAGGCTTTCAGCTATTCGGAGACGTCGATTACACAGGTTATCTGATGATCATAAAAGACGGTCTGCAAATTCATTTTTTTGAGTTCAAAGAACTTGACCCCAAAGAGAACTACGGACAAATTTATATCCGGACCAATGACATAGATGCTTTATACCAGTCACTGCTGGATAATGGGACAAACATTCATCCAAATGGGAAACTACAGGTTAGGCCCTGGGGGCAGAAAGAGTTCTCCCTCCTTGATCCCGACAACAACCTGCTAACCTTTGGACAAGGCGCATAG
- a CDS encoding RHS repeat-associated core domain-containing protein, with protein MLVTNKHFTPVLGLDIHIVILLGFPVPLPHPYIGLVIDPMDYIPFMGATTRINHVPRGKSDTSGMLVFLFHIPMGGPFLLAPMIGHDSVNFFGSKKVKVEGNLMSPSGHMLMTCNDIGMPLSLQPGKKFIPIPSLYLPTSYSIPLSFGKPVMVGGPFVPDWAGVLLNLIMSFGFGALLKGAGKLGKKALTKFNHKLQKKIGSNKLSSMLCKKGLEPVDLVQGIVIYDYTDFELPGPVPLKWERSWNSDSPFEGLLGRGNHLKYDMRLEELPQEGVTAVLLGDGRTAVFDALPFAGNTDYNRHEKLQLTRTHHDEFALFQQDNRYTCIFRKVHPQDEQYRLMSISTESDFLVTFHYNAEGHLLRVTDSAGRHLLITSDPRGRILRVTGRHRGEEKMLVQYAYSEEGDLVAVTDALDQTTHIAYEDHLMVKKTGRDGVSFYWEYDKQRRCVHSYGDGGVMEGFIAYHPKEGYNEVTNAQGHTTTYYYTPDFVVHQVKNPLGNSVFYDYTDDMEIYRVIDAEGNVTGYTYDERGNKTGMVKPDGSETRAIYDEQGRLISVTDAEGNSRTFIYYAGSGLLHTITEGDGRIRIYRYNEHQLISRVEEENDSYTAISYDEDYNVQSVTMADGTHSEWRYDAWGQCLKVTNPFREQQQFRYDLLGRTTDIWLPDGNHIQLEYNAYSEVVTAKDKQHEIRYEYTALGSLKKRDENGRKTHYVYNTDEQLTAIVNPLGETYRFVRNAAGQIVSETGFDGLVRHFERDGTGRVVRVHRPGNQWTHFEYSTNGELSRVEWNDGSFETFNYNRNGQIIEATNNHSQVRFERDGAGNILTEWQDGCVINSRYNSDGKRTALKSSLGADIKMQWDSFSALTGITAATGEQDPWTAHIQRNLLGLEIERTLPGGVKSNWNYLPGSSAAGTPDAHQVYSNGRTTRHRLYHWDANQRLRQATDALTRGTVNYGYDEWSQLAWAQYEDGSYDYRLPDKGGNLYKTQTRKDRKYGEGGRLVETDKARFQYDEEGRLRKKIVTTGGTPQLWEYEWYANGMLKAVLRPDQKTVSFRYDALARRTEKVFNGRVTRYVWDTNKLLHEWSYPLTEKPVTAVNEYGELVMDRPEPVPPESLVTWVFDEGTMCPAAKLTATDQYAIITDHIGSPCEAYNREGEKIWSAELDIYGNVRKFEGSKDFVPFRFQGQYEDVETGLYYNRFRYYSPEEGQYISQDPIGLVGNGTTLYAYVKDPNAYIDPFGLECRKAQLRELGVPEGPGVYHIEHDGKVYTGSADNLLERLASGEKKHKKATEMLFDAEGKLRDDVTLTIKKVDMGDVSKVPISEKRAKNHVLRSFEQEVMDDQGNVPKMNGSQNSIRAASENRVDEFLGERNTAGADWIE; from the coding sequence ATGCTGGTAACCAATAAACACTTTACGCCTGTCCTGGGACTGGATATTCACATTGTGATCCTCCTTGGTTTCCCGGTGCCGCTGCCACATCCCTACATCGGGCTGGTAATAGATCCGATGGACTATATCCCTTTCATGGGCGCTACCACGCGCATCAACCACGTGCCACGGGGGAAAAGCGACACCAGCGGCATGCTGGTATTTCTTTTTCACATCCCGATGGGAGGCCCGTTCCTGCTGGCGCCGATGATCGGGCACGACTCCGTGAACTTCTTCGGCAGTAAAAAAGTAAAAGTGGAAGGTAACCTGATGAGTCCTTCCGGGCACATGCTGATGACCTGCAATGATATCGGCATGCCGCTGTCTTTGCAGCCCGGTAAGAAATTTATTCCCATCCCCAGCCTGTACCTGCCTACTTCGTATTCCATCCCGCTGTCTTTTGGCAAACCGGTGATGGTTGGCGGCCCTTTTGTGCCGGACTGGGCCGGTGTGTTGCTAAACCTTATCATGTCGTTCGGGTTCGGAGCGCTGCTGAAAGGCGCCGGTAAACTGGGGAAGAAAGCACTGACCAAGTTCAATCACAAACTGCAAAAGAAGATAGGCAGCAATAAGCTGAGCAGCATGCTCTGTAAGAAAGGACTGGAACCGGTGGACCTGGTGCAGGGCATCGTTATCTACGATTATACGGACTTTGAATTGCCGGGGCCTGTTCCACTCAAATGGGAGCGTTCCTGGAACAGCGACAGTCCCTTTGAAGGGCTGCTGGGCCGCGGTAATCACCTGAAGTACGATATGCGGCTGGAAGAGCTGCCACAGGAAGGCGTTACGGCAGTATTGCTGGGAGACGGCCGTACGGCTGTCTTTGATGCACTGCCTTTTGCCGGCAACACCGACTACAACCGGCATGAGAAGCTACAGCTTACCCGCACCCATCATGACGAATTTGCACTGTTTCAGCAGGACAACCGCTACACCTGTATTTTCCGTAAAGTACATCCGCAGGATGAGCAGTACCGTTTGATGAGCATCAGCACGGAATCCGATTTCCTGGTCACTTTCCATTACAATGCGGAGGGGCACCTGCTGCGGGTGACCGACAGCGCCGGCCGGCATCTGCTGATCACCAGCGATCCCCGGGGACGTATCCTCCGTGTCACCGGCCGCCATCGGGGAGAAGAAAAGATGCTGGTGCAATACGCCTACAGCGAAGAGGGTGACCTGGTAGCGGTGACAGACGCGCTCGACCAGACAACGCATATCGCCTACGAAGACCACCTGATGGTAAAAAAGACCGGACGTGACGGGGTGTCTTTCTATTGGGAATACGACAAGCAGCGCCGCTGCGTGCATTCTTATGGCGATGGCGGCGTTATGGAGGGCTTCATCGCCTATCATCCCAAAGAAGGCTATAATGAAGTGACCAACGCACAGGGACATACGACCACTTACTACTATACACCGGACTTTGTTGTGCACCAGGTAAAAAATCCGCTTGGCAATTCCGTTTTCTATGATTACACGGACGACATGGAAATTTACCGGGTGATTGATGCCGAAGGTAACGTTACCGGTTACACGTATGACGAAAGAGGCAATAAAACAGGCATGGTAAAACCGGATGGCAGTGAAACAAGGGCCATCTACGACGAGCAGGGAAGACTGATCAGCGTCACCGACGCGGAGGGAAACAGCCGCACCTTTATCTACTACGCCGGCTCCGGGCTGCTGCATACCATTACGGAAGGTGACGGCCGCATACGGATCTACCGGTATAATGAACATCAGCTGATAAGCCGGGTGGAAGAGGAGAATGACAGCTATACCGCCATCTCCTATGATGAAGATTACAACGTGCAAAGCGTCACCATGGCGGACGGCACCCATAGCGAATGGCGTTATGACGCCTGGGGACAGTGCCTGAAGGTGACCAATCCATTCCGGGAGCAGCAGCAGTTCCGCTATGATCTGCTGGGCCGCACCACCGATATCTGGCTGCCTGACGGTAATCATATACAGCTGGAATATAACGCCTACAGCGAAGTAGTAACGGCGAAGGACAAACAACATGAGATACGTTACGAATACACCGCGCTGGGCAGCCTGAAAAAGCGGGATGAAAACGGCCGGAAAACACATTACGTTTATAATACCGACGAGCAGCTGACCGCTATCGTGAACCCGCTGGGAGAGACTTATCGCTTCGTCCGCAACGCAGCAGGCCAGATCGTTTCCGAGACAGGGTTCGACGGGCTGGTGCGGCATTTTGAGCGCGACGGTACCGGGCGCGTGGTCCGGGTACACCGCCCCGGTAACCAGTGGACCCATTTCGAATACAGCACCAACGGGGAGCTTTCCCGGGTGGAATGGAACGACGGCAGCTTTGAAACATTCAACTACAACCGCAACGGCCAGATCATAGAAGCGACCAACAATCACAGCCAGGTGCGGTTTGAAAGAGATGGGGCCGGCAATATCCTCACGGAATGGCAGGACGGTTGCGTGATCAACAGCCGGTACAATTCCGATGGTAAACGTACAGCGCTGAAAAGCAGCCTGGGCGCGGACATCAAAATGCAATGGGACAGCTTCAGTGCGCTGACCGGCATTACCGCCGCCACAGGAGAGCAGGACCCCTGGACAGCCCATATCCAGCGCAACCTGTTGGGACTGGAGATAGAACGTACTTTGCCGGGCGGCGTGAAAAGCAACTGGAACTACCTTCCCGGCTCGTCTGCTGCCGGTACGCCGGATGCGCATCAGGTATACAGCAACGGCAGGACCACCCGCCATCGCCTCTATCACTGGGATGCCAACCAACGGCTGCGGCAGGCCACCGATGCGCTTACACGCGGCACCGTCAACTACGGTTACGATGAATGGAGCCAGCTGGCATGGGCGCAATACGAAGATGGCAGCTACGATTACCGTTTGCCCGATAAAGGAGGGAATCTCTATAAAACACAAACCCGGAAAGACCGCAAATACGGGGAAGGGGGCCGCCTGGTGGAAACAGACAAAGCCCGCTTCCAGTATGACGAAGAGGGCCGTCTGCGCAAAAAGATCGTGACGACAGGCGGCACGCCGCAGCTATGGGAGTATGAATGGTATGCCAACGGCATGCTGAAGGCCGTGCTGCGCCCCGACCAGAAAACGGTGTCTTTCCGTTATGATGCGCTGGCCCGGAGGACAGAGAAGGTCTTCAACGGCCGCGTTACCCGCTATGTTTGGGATACCAACAAACTATTGCACGAATGGTCATACCCGTTAACCGAAAAACCGGTGACGGCCGTCAATGAATATGGCGAGCTGGTGATGGACCGGCCCGAGCCGGTGCCGCCGGAAAGCCTCGTCACCTGGGTATTTGACGAAGGTACGATGTGCCCGGCCGCCAAGCTCACTGCCACAGACCAGTATGCTATCATCACCGATCATATCGGCAGCCCCTGTGAAGCGTATAACCGTGAAGGTGAGAAAATATGGAGCGCCGAATTGGATATTTATGGAAATGTGCGTAAGTTCGAAGGAAGCAAAGACTTCGTGCCGTTCCGTTTCCAGGGGCAGTATGAAGATGTGGAGACCGGTTTGTACTATAACCGTTTCCGTTACTACAGCCCTGAAGAAGGACAGTATATCAGCCAGGACCCTATCGGCCTGGTGGGCAACGGTACTACCTTGTACGCTTATGTGAAAGACCCCAATGCCTATATTGACCCGTTCGGACTGGAATGCCGCAAGGCGCAGTTAAGGGAACTGGGCGTGCCGGAAGGACCGGGCGTATATCATATCGAACATGACGGTAAAGTATATACGGGCTCTGCGGATAATCTGCTGGAAAGGCTGGCCAGCGGTGAGAAAAAACACAAAAAGGCGACAGAAATGCTCTTCGACGCGGAAGGTAAGCTGAGAGATGACGTGACCCTCACCATCAAAAAAGTGGATATGGGAGATGTCAGCAAGGTGCCCATCTCGGAAAAAAGAGCTAAAAACCACGTGCTGCGCAGCTTTGAACAGGAAGTAATGGATGACCAGGGCAACGTGCCGAAGATGAACGGATCACAGAACTCTATCCGGGCAGCTTCAGAAAACAGGGTGGACGAGTTCCTGGGAGAACGTAATACGGCCGGCGCAGACTGGATTGAATAA